A section of the Alkalihalobacillus sp. LMS39 genome encodes:
- the uvrC gene encoding excinuclease ABC subunit UvrC, which yields MEQLKEKLAVLPDQPGCYLMKDKQGTIIYVGKAKILKNRVRSYFTGSHDGKTQRLVSEIVDFEYIVTSSNIEALLLEINLIKKHDPKYNVMLKDDKSYPYLKLTNEQHPRLIITRKVKKDGGKYFGPYPNAGAATETKKLLDRLYPLRKCRTLPDRVCLYYHIGQCLAPCVYDVTQEENKELVSEISKFLKSGHEEIKQSLTEKMTKAAEELNFERAKELRDIIKQMETIMEKQKMTIAEKKDRDVFAYAYDKGWMCIQVFFIRQGKLIERDVSIFPFYKDAQDDVLTFIGQFYLKKDHIKPAEILLPEDIDAEVVEKLLDVKAVKPMRGQKKELVDLAKKNAEIALQEKFSLIERDERRTVHAVDNLGKALGIQPPYRIEAFDNSNIQGTDPVSAMISFVDGKPSKKDYRKYKIKDVIGPDDYGSMREVIRRRYIRLLKENGPFPDLIVIDGGKGQISAAQSVIEDELGLTIPVCGLAKDEKHKTSQLLMGDPPQIIPLKRDSHEFYLLQRIQDEVHRFAISFHRQSRGKSMISSKLDGIEGVGEKRKRQLLKHFGSVKKIREATIEEITALSIPEKIAHNIKQALEDA from the coding sequence ATGGAACAATTAAAAGAGAAACTGGCTGTCCTTCCAGACCAGCCTGGTTGTTATTTAATGAAAGACAAACAAGGCACGATCATATATGTAGGAAAAGCAAAAATTTTGAAAAATCGAGTTCGATCTTATTTCACTGGAAGTCATGATGGGAAAACACAGCGGCTAGTTAGTGAAATTGTCGACTTTGAATATATTGTAACGTCTTCAAATATAGAAGCATTATTATTAGAAATCAATTTAATCAAAAAGCATGATCCTAAATACAATGTCATGTTAAAAGATGATAAATCTTATCCTTATTTAAAGCTAACAAATGAACAACACCCAAGACTGATAATTACGAGAAAAGTAAAAAAAGATGGGGGAAAATATTTTGGTCCTTATCCAAATGCGGGAGCGGCAACTGAAACGAAAAAGCTATTAGACCGGTTATATCCGCTTCGTAAATGTCGGACATTACCTGATCGGGTTTGTTTATACTATCACATTGGTCAATGCCTAGCCCCTTGTGTCTATGATGTAACACAAGAAGAGAATAAAGAGCTCGTCAGTGAAATATCCAAGTTTTTAAAATCAGGGCATGAAGAAATCAAACAAAGCTTAACGGAAAAAATGACAAAAGCAGCGGAAGAATTAAATTTTGAGCGAGCGAAAGAATTACGTGACATCATTAAACAAATGGAAACGATAATGGAAAAGCAAAAAATGACGATTGCAGAAAAGAAAGACCGTGATGTGTTTGCATATGCCTATGATAAAGGTTGGATGTGCATTCAAGTTTTTTTTATCCGTCAAGGAAAATTAATTGAACGAGATGTGTCTATTTTTCCATTTTATAAAGATGCTCAAGATGATGTGCTAACGTTCATAGGTCAGTTTTATTTGAAAAAAGATCATATTAAACCGGCGGAAATTTTGCTTCCGGAAGACATTGATGCAGAAGTAGTCGAAAAACTACTTGATGTAAAAGCAGTCAAGCCGATGAGAGGGCAAAAGAAAGAACTAGTCGATTTAGCCAAGAAAAATGCAGAAATTGCATTGCAGGAAAAATTCAGTTTAATTGAACGTGACGAACGGAGAACAGTTCATGCTGTTGACAATTTAGGAAAAGCATTAGGAATTCAGCCTCCTTATCGTATTGAAGCATTTGATAACTCGAATATTCAAGGAACAGACCCTGTATCAGCGATGATTAGTTTTGTGGATGGGAAACCAAGTAAAAAAGATTACCGGAAATACAAAATAAAAGATGTCATTGGTCCGGATGACTATGGTTCGATGAGAGAAGTCATCCGCAGACGTTATATTCGGCTTCTCAAAGAAAATGGACCGTTTCCAGACTTAATTGTTATCGATGGTGGAAAAGGTCAAATTTCAGCAGCGCAGAGCGTAATAGAGGATGAATTAGGGTTAACGATTCCCGTTTGTGGACTTGCGAAAGATGAAAAACACAAAACCTCTCAATTACTAATGGGGGACCCACCTCAAATTATCCCGTTAAAAAGGGATAGTCATGAGTTTTATTTACTGCAACGCATTCAAGATGAAGTGCATCGATTTGCGATTAGCTTTCATCGTCAATCTCGTGGGAAGTCGATGATATCATCAAAGCTAGATGGGATAGAAGGGGTAGGAGAAAAAAGAAAACGCCAGCTTTTAAAGCATTTTGGATCTGTAAAAAAAATTAGGGAAGCTACAATAGAAGAAATTACAGCGTTATCCATTCCTGAAAAGATAGCTCATAACATTAAACAAGCATTAGAAGACGCATAA
- a CDS encoding YslB family protein: MDKKEEQLFHSEEHVPLFGYHLIRNVLLHELLGKEHDSILYWTGKSIARSYPLLTKEEIIEFFYQAGWGDLSIKKEGKDEVLFHLTPSFHKKQLTISYQLESGFLAEQIQKQTGFISEAILTEKKDHIIFSVKFDRKDAV; the protein is encoded by the coding sequence ATGGATAAAAAAGAAGAGCAATTGTTTCATAGTGAAGAACACGTTCCACTTTTCGGCTATCATTTAATTCGAAATGTTTTGCTTCATGAATTATTAGGAAAAGAACATGATAGTATTTTATATTGGACAGGAAAATCAATCGCGCGTAGTTATCCACTTTTGACGAAAGAGGAAATCATTGAATTTTTTTATCAAGCAGGTTGGGGAGATTTATCAATAAAAAAAGAAGGAAAAGATGAAGTTTTATTTCACCTTACACCTTCCTTTCATAAAAAACAGTTAACGATTTCTTACCAGCTAGAAAGCGGCTTTTTGGCAGAACAAATTCAAAAGCAAACTGGTTTTATTAGTGAAGCCATTCTCACTGAAAAAAAAGACCATATTATATTCTCGGTAAAGTTCGATCGAAAAGACGCGGTCTAG
- the sdhB gene encoding succinate dehydrogenase iron-sulfur subunit, which yields MSEKKEIVFHITRQDDTNSSPYTEEFKVPYRPNMNVISALMEIRRNPVNAKGEQSTPITWDMNCLEEVCGACSMVINGKPRQSCTALVDQLEQPIKLEPMKTFPVVRDLMVDRSRMFDSLKKVKAWIPIDGTYDLGPGPRMAETKRQWAYELSKCMTCGVCLEACPNVNSKSDFIGPAPLSQVRLFNAHPTGEMNKEERLETIMGDGGLANCGNSQNCVQSCPKGIPLTTSIAALNRSTTFQSFKNFFGA from the coding sequence ATGAGTGAAAAAAAAGAAATTGTATTTCATATAACACGTCAAGATGATACAAACAGCAGTCCGTATACAGAAGAGTTTAAAGTTCCGTATCGACCAAATATGAACGTGATTTCAGCTTTAATGGAAATTCGTCGTAACCCAGTAAATGCAAAAGGAGAACAATCCACTCCGATTACTTGGGATATGAACTGTTTAGAAGAAGTATGTGGTGCTTGTTCTATGGTCATTAATGGCAAACCTCGTCAGTCGTGTACAGCTTTAGTTGACCAATTAGAGCAACCAATTAAGCTAGAGCCGATGAAAACATTTCCGGTTGTCCGTGATTTAATGGTTGATCGTAGTCGTATGTTTGATTCATTAAAAAAAGTTAAAGCATGGATTCCAATTGATGGAACATATGATTTAGGTCCTGGACCACGTATGGCTGAAACGAAACGTCAATGGGCATATGAACTTTCAAAATGCATGACATGCGGTGTTTGTTTAGAAGCATGTCCAAATGTAAACAGCAAATCTGATTTTATTGGACCTGCTCCATTATCACAAGTGCGTTTATTTAATGCTCACCCTACTGGTGAAATGAATAAAGAAGAACGGTTAGAAACAATTATGGGTGATGGTGGTCTTGCGAATTGTGGAAATTCACAAAACTGTGTTCAGTCTTGTCCAAAAGGAATACCATTAACAACATCAATTGCAGCATTAAATCGTTCTACTACGTTCCAATCATTTAAAAACTTCTTTGGTGCGTAA
- a CDS encoding TrkH family potassium uptake protein: MKLALNQFLTPFRMILFGYIIAMIVFSVLLYLPFSTHEHVSLSYSEALFTSVSAVSVTGLTVVNVPETYSYVGIFFLALAIQLGGIGIMTLGTFVWMLFGKKIVLSQRMLIMVDQNQNTFSGLVNLMRGILQVALVIELVGALILGTYYLRYFDTVGEAYYQGAFAALSAFTNAGFDVTGQSLIPFANDYYVQLVVILLIIAGAIGFPVIMEVKEYFSKANPNFQFSLFTKISTATYFFVFVGGIIGIWVLEYGHYYEGLVWHQQLSHSVFNSATARSGGLSIMDVSDLNRATLLFISGLMIIGASPSSVGGGIRTTTLAVMFLTIRSFALGKTDVKVFGREIHPEDSQKSFIVLSVFIVLLFSAVILISAFESGNGISLMAIIFETASAFGTCGLSMGITPDLSLPSQFILMILMFIGRVGLVAFLFSIRKKETKSHFKYPTERIIIG; encoded by the coding sequence ATGAAATTAGCATTGAATCAATTTTTAACGCCATTTCGGATGATTTTGTTTGGTTATATTATTGCTATGATCGTGTTTAGTGTTTTATTATATTTACCGTTTTCTACACACGAACATGTATCCCTCTCGTATTCAGAAGCCCTATTTACATCTGTTAGTGCAGTAAGTGTAACAGGATTAACCGTTGTAAATGTTCCTGAAACGTATAGCTATGTCGGTATTTTCTTTTTAGCATTGGCGATTCAACTCGGTGGCATAGGGATTATGACACTCGGTACTTTTGTATGGATGTTGTTTGGGAAAAAAATCGTATTATCACAACGTATGCTTATCATGGTTGACCAAAACCAAAATACCTTTTCAGGACTCGTAAATTTAATGCGAGGCATTCTTCAAGTCGCCCTTGTTATTGAACTTGTCGGAGCATTGATATTAGGTACATATTATTTACGGTATTTTGACACAGTGGGAGAAGCTTATTATCAAGGTGCGTTTGCAGCACTTAGTGCGTTCACAAATGCAGGGTTTGATGTGACTGGTCAATCATTAATACCTTTTGCTAATGATTACTATGTTCAACTCGTCGTCATTTTATTAATTATTGCGGGAGCGATTGGATTTCCAGTTATTATGGAAGTAAAAGAATATTTTTCAAAAGCAAATCCTAATTTTCAATTTAGTTTATTTACGAAAATATCAACAGCAACGTATTTCTTTGTTTTTGTTGGTGGCATTATCGGGATTTGGGTTTTAGAATATGGTCATTATTATGAAGGGCTCGTTTGGCATCAACAATTATCTCATTCTGTTTTTAATTCAGCTACGGCTCGAAGTGGTGGGTTATCAATTATGGATGTCTCTGATTTAAATCGTGCTACATTATTATTTATCTCAGGACTAATGATTATTGGCGCAAGTCCTTCATCAGTAGGAGGAGGAATTCGAACGACAACATTAGCGGTCATGTTTTTAACAATTCGAAGCTTTGCATTAGGGAAAACAGATGTGAAAGTGTTTGGTCGTGAAATTCATCCAGAAGATAGTCAAAAATCTTTTATAGTCTTATCGGTTTTTATTGTTTTATTGTTTTCTGCTGTCATTTTAATATCAGCATTTGAAAGTGGAAACGGGATATCGCTAATGGCTATCATTTTTGAAACAGCGTCTGCGTTCGGAACTTGTGGATTATCAATGGGGATAACGCCGGATTTATCATTGCCGAGTCAGTTTATTTTAATGATCCTTATGTTTATTGGACGTGTAGGGCTTGTTGCCTTTTTGTTCTCGATTCGAAAAAAAGAAACAAAAAGTCACTTTAAATATCCAACAGAAAGAATTATTATCGGTTAA
- a CDS encoding response regulator transcription factor, whose amino-acid sequence MKGAEYGPKPLLTKREREVFELLVQDKTTKEIAQELFISEKTVRNHISNTMQKLGVKGRSQAVIELIRVGEIEI is encoded by the coding sequence TTGAAAGGAGCAGAATACGGACCAAAACCTTTACTTACAAAAAGGGAAAGAGAAGTATTTGAGCTACTCGTTCAAGATAAGACAACTAAGGAAATAGCACAAGAACTCTTCATCAGTGAAAAAACTGTTCGAAATCACATTTCAAACACGATGCAAAAGCTTGGGGTTAAGGGGCGATCACAAGCAGTCATAGAGCTCATTCGAGTGGGTGAAATTGAGATTTAG
- the trxA gene encoding thioredoxin translates to MAIVNVNDQTFGTETGEGVVLADFWAPWCGPCKMIAPVLEELDGEMGDKMKIVKLDVDENQETASKFGVMSIPTLMVFKNGEKVDQVVGFQPKEALVDLINKHL, encoded by the coding sequence ATGGCAATTGTAAACGTAAATGACCAAACATTCGGAACAGAAACAGGAGAAGGTGTTGTATTAGCTGACTTTTGGGCACCTTGGTGCGGACCTTGTAAAATGATTGCACCAGTTCTTGAAGAGCTAGACGGTGAAATGGGAGATAAAATGAAAATTGTAAAGCTTGATGTGGATGAGAACCAAGAAACAGCAAGCAAATTTGGCGTTATGAGCATCCCAACACTAATGGTATTCAAAAATGGTGAAAAAGTAGACCAAGTTGTTGGATTCCAACCAAAAGAAGCTCTTGTTGATTTAATCAACAAACACCTATAA
- a CDS encoding electron transfer flavoprotein subunit alpha/FixB family protein, producing the protein MSKKVLVLAEVRDGELRNVSFEAIAAGKTIAEGGEVVAAVFGEEVSNVAEALVHYGADRVIKVEHSDLKEYTTDAYQQALLQVVDAEQPEGLVLGHTAAGKDLAPRIAMKLNAGLISDAIAVEVDGDNVVFTRPIYSGKAFEKKTIEEGLVFATIRPNNIEPLVKDESRSGDVSSLSVDIKDLRTTIKEIVRKSTSGVDLSEAKIIVAGGRGVKSKEGFEPLEELAGVLGAAVGASRGACDAEYCDYSLQIGQTGKVVTPDLYFAIGLSGAIQHLAGMSNSKCIVAINKDPEAPIFEVADYGIVGDLFEVLPILTEELKKVVAS; encoded by the coding sequence ATGTCAAAAAAAGTATTAGTATTAGCTGAAGTCCGTGATGGAGAATTAAGAAACGTATCATTTGAAGCAATTGCTGCTGGAAAAACCATTGCTGAAGGTGGAGAAGTGGTAGCCGCTGTTTTTGGTGAAGAGGTAAGTAATGTGGCAGAGGCACTTGTTCACTATGGTGCTGACCGTGTGATTAAAGTTGAGCACAGTGATTTAAAAGAATATACAACAGATGCCTACCAACAAGCATTATTACAAGTGGTGGATGCAGAACAGCCAGAAGGTTTAGTATTAGGGCATACAGCAGCAGGAAAAGATTTAGCTCCTCGTATCGCAATGAAACTAAACGCAGGCTTAATTTCGGATGCGATTGCAGTTGAAGTAGATGGAGACAATGTTGTCTTTACTCGTCCGATTTACTCTGGTAAAGCATTTGAAAAGAAAACAATTGAAGAAGGTTTAGTATTTGCAACAATTCGTCCAAATAACATTGAGCCATTAGTAAAAGACGAGTCACGTTCTGGTGATGTGAGCAGCTTATCAGTCGATATTAAAGACTTGCGCACAACGATTAAAGAAATCGTTCGTAAATCGACAAGCGGTGTTGATTTATCAGAAGCGAAAATTATCGTAGCAGGTGGACGTGGTGTGAAAAGTAAAGAAGGATTCGAACCTTTAGAAGAACTAGCAGGAGTATTAGGAGCAGCAGTAGGAGCTTCACGTGGTGCGTGTGATGCAGAATATTGTGATTACTCTCTTCAAATCGGGCAAACAGGAAAAGTTGTGACACCAGACCTATACTTTGCTATCGGTTTATCAGGAGCTATCCAGCATTTAGCTGGTATGTCTAACTCAAAATGTATCGTTGCCATCAACAAAGACCCAGAAGCTCCAATTTTCGAAGTAGCCGACTACGGTATCGTAGGCGACCTATTCGAAGTACTACCAATCTTAACAGAAGAATTAAAAAAAGTAGTAGCATCATAA
- a CDS encoding aspartate kinase, translating to MGIIVQKYGGTSVGSIEKIKHAANRVVQAVEAGNKVVVVVSAMGKSTDTLVNMAYEISNKPAKRELDMLLTTGEQVTISLLTMAIGELGVEVVSLTGWQAGIITEAEHGNARIKEIQNEKIATYLNEGKVVIVAGFQGITETGEITTLGRGGSDTTAVALAAALTAKKCFIYTDVPGVFTTDPRYVNGARKLHSISYDEMLEMANLGAGVLHPRAVEFAKNYNVTLEVASSMTEETGTLIEEDVSMEQNLIVRGIAFENDVTKITVSQLPNQIGTLSGLFSLLSENSINVDIIIQNETGSKTVDISFSTSRSSLEEALAVLKAHKEKLGYEAIRHEGDLAKVSIIGSGMISNPGVAAKMFAILAENDVTIKMVSTSEIKVSALVDEENMVPAVEALHRAFQLDDETNE from the coding sequence GTGGGTATTATTGTCCAAAAGTATGGTGGAACCTCTGTCGGTTCCATCGAAAAAATTAAACATGCCGCAAACCGCGTTGTTCAAGCAGTTGAAGCAGGAAACAAAGTTGTTGTCGTTGTTTCAGCTATGGGGAAATCAACCGATACGCTCGTCAATATGGCGTATGAGATATCTAATAAACCGGCAAAACGGGAATTAGATATGTTGCTAACAACAGGAGAACAAGTGACCATCTCTTTACTTACAATGGCCATTGGTGAGCTTGGAGTAGAAGTAGTTTCTTTAACAGGGTGGCAAGCAGGAATCATCACCGAAGCAGAACATGGCAATGCAAGGATAAAAGAGATTCAGAATGAAAAGATAGCCACCTATTTAAATGAAGGAAAGGTTGTCATTGTTGCTGGATTTCAAGGGATAACAGAGACAGGTGAAATTACAACATTAGGTCGAGGTGGTTCAGATACAACGGCTGTCGCTTTGGCTGCTGCCTTAACAGCAAAAAAATGTTTTATTTATACAGACGTCCCAGGTGTTTTTACAACAGATCCACGATATGTAAATGGGGCAAGGAAATTACACTCTATTTCCTACGATGAAATGTTAGAAATGGCGAATTTAGGTGCAGGCGTATTGCATCCAAGAGCGGTTGAATTTGCTAAAAATTATAATGTTACATTAGAAGTAGCATCAAGTATGACAGAAGAGACGGGCACATTAATAGAGGAGGATGTATCGATGGAACAAAATTTAATTGTCAGGGGAATTGCCTTTGAAAATGATGTCACAAAAATTACCGTGTCACAACTACCAAATCAAATCGGAACACTTTCAGGGCTGTTTTCTCTTTTATCAGAAAATAGTATTAATGTCGATATTATCATTCAAAATGAAACAGGTTCAAAAACAGTGGATATTTCGTTTTCAACAAGTCGTTCTTCATTAGAAGAGGCACTAGCCGTGTTAAAAGCTCATAAAGAAAAGTTAGGATATGAAGCGATTCGTCATGAAGGAGATTTAGCGAAAGTTTCGATTATTGGTTCAGGTATGATTTCAAATCCAGGTGTTGCCGCTAAGATGTTTGCCATCTTAGCGGAGAATGATGTAACGATTAAAATGGTTAGCACGTCAGAAATTAAAGTCTCTGCCTTAGTGGATGAAGAAAATATGGTACCGGCAGTTGAAGCGCTTCATCGAGCTTTTCAATTAGATGATGAAACAAATGAATAA
- the sdhA gene encoding succinate dehydrogenase flavoprotein subunit — MSKGKIIVVGGGLAGLMATIKAAEAGVPVELFSLVPVKRSHSVCAQGGINGAVNTKGEGDSPWEHFDDTVYGGDFLANQPPVKAMCEAAPGIIHLMDRMGVMFNRTPEGLLDFRRFGGTQHHRTAFSGATTGQQLLYALDEQVRRHEVSGLVTKYEGWEFLSAIVDDEGTCRGIVAQDLRTMEIQHFAADAVIMATGGPGIIFGKSTNSVINTGYAAASLYEQGVYYANGEFIQIHPTAIPGDDKLRLMSESARGEGGRVWTYKDGKPWYFLEEKYPAYGNLVPRDIATREIFDVCVEQKLGINGENMVYLDLSHKDPKELDIKLGGIIEIYEKFMGDDPRKLPMKIFPAVHYSMGGMWIDYNQMTNIPGLFAAGECDYSQHGANRLGANSLLSAIFGGMVAGPNAVSYINGLEKSTDAVASSVFEGQVKVEQEKYDSILAMDGKENAYVLHKELGEWMTDNVTVVRENKKLVATDEKIQELLERYENINIVDTSKWSNQGASFTRQLKGMLNLARVITLGAYHRNESRGAHYKPEFPERNDEEFMKTTKAKFNPTTKAPEFEYEEIDVSLIKPRKRDYSQKKQGAVKS, encoded by the coding sequence ATGAGTAAAGGAAAAATCATCGTTGTCGGTGGTGGTCTAGCGGGTTTAATGGCTACGATTAAAGCAGCAGAAGCTGGCGTACCAGTCGAACTTTTTTCATTAGTTCCGGTCAAACGCTCACACTCTGTCTGTGCGCAAGGTGGTATTAATGGAGCAGTTAATACAAAAGGTGAAGGAGATTCCCCATGGGAACACTTTGATGATACAGTATATGGAGGAGACTTCTTAGCAAACCAACCTCCAGTTAAAGCGATGTGTGAAGCAGCACCAGGGATCATTCATTTAATGGACCGTATGGGTGTTATGTTTAACCGTACACCAGAAGGACTACTAGATTTCCGTCGTTTCGGTGGAACACAACATCACCGTACTGCGTTTTCAGGTGCAACAACAGGTCAACAATTGCTTTATGCCCTAGATGAGCAAGTACGTCGTCATGAAGTGTCTGGTTTAGTTACGAAGTATGAAGGCTGGGAATTTTTATCTGCGATCGTTGATGATGAAGGAACCTGTAGAGGGATTGTTGCGCAAGATTTACGTACAATGGAAATACAACACTTTGCAGCTGATGCTGTCATTATGGCAACAGGTGGGCCTGGTATTATCTTTGGTAAATCAACGAACTCTGTTATTAACACAGGTTATGCAGCAGCAAGCCTTTATGAGCAAGGTGTTTATTATGCAAACGGTGAGTTCATCCAAATTCACCCGACAGCCATTCCTGGAGATGACAAGCTTCGTCTAATGAGTGAATCTGCACGTGGTGAAGGTGGACGTGTTTGGACATATAAAGACGGAAAGCCATGGTATTTCCTCGAAGAGAAATACCCAGCTTATGGAAACTTAGTTCCGCGTGATATTGCTACACGTGAAATATTTGATGTTTGTGTAGAACAAAAATTAGGAATTAACGGGGAAAACATGGTTTATCTTGACCTTTCTCATAAAGATCCAAAAGAGCTTGACATTAAGCTTGGTGGAATCATTGAGATTTATGAGAAATTTATGGGTGATGACCCTCGTAAGCTTCCAATGAAAATATTCCCAGCTGTCCATTATTCAATGGGTGGTATGTGGATTGATTATAACCAAATGACGAATATTCCTGGTTTATTTGCTGCTGGTGAGTGTGATTATTCACAGCATGGGGCAAATCGCTTAGGAGCAAACTCACTTCTTTCTGCTATCTTTGGTGGAATGGTCGCTGGCCCTAATGCCGTTTCTTATATTAATGGTTTAGAGAAGTCAACAGATGCTGTTGCTAGTTCTGTCTTTGAAGGACAAGTAAAAGTAGAACAGGAAAAGTACGATTCCATTCTTGCTATGGACGGTAAGGAAAATGCCTATGTTCTTCATAAAGAGCTTGGAGAATGGATGACGGATAACGTTACAGTAGTTCGTGAAAACAAAAAATTAGTAGCAACAGATGAAAAAATTCAAGAGCTATTAGAGCGTTATGAAAATATTAATATCGTAGACACATCAAAATGGAGCAACCAAGGTGCATCATTTACTCGTCAATTAAAAGGAATGTTAAACCTTGCACGAGTCATTACATTAGGTGCATACCATCGTAATGAAAGTCGTGGAGCACACTATAAGCCAGAGTTTCCAGAGCGAAATGACGAAGAGTTCATGAAAACAACAAAAGCGAAATTTAATCCAACGACAAAAGCTCCAGAATTTGAATATGAGGAAATAGACGTATCCTTAATTAAACCTCGTAAACGTGACTACTCACAAAAAAAGCAAGGAGCTGTTAAATCATGA
- a CDS encoding acyl-CoA thioesterase: MVKIPYIENIADWAEEFQFSSPIHVRFSETDAFGHVNNTKVFAYFEEARINYFQELGLMREWMSKESEAIVVTADLQCNYIRQIFFGNQLRVFVKVHHIGTTSIDVHYMVKNEKDEICLTGRGLIVQVSKQTGKSIPWTEETKSHFLK; encoded by the coding sequence ATTGTGAAAATACCATATATCGAAAATATCGCAGACTGGGCAGAGGAGTTTCAATTTTCTAGTCCAATTCATGTACGTTTTTCAGAAACAGACGCATTTGGTCATGTCAACAATACAAAAGTCTTTGCTTATTTTGAAGAAGCACGTATTAATTATTTTCAGGAATTAGGATTAATGCGGGAATGGATGAGTAAAGAAAGTGAAGCGATTGTTGTTACTGCAGATTTACAATGTAACTATATTAGACAAATCTTTTTTGGGAATCAATTACGTGTTTTTGTTAAAGTCCATCATATAGGCACAACCTCCATCGATGTTCATTACATGGTGAAAAATGAAAAAGATGAAATTTGTTTAACCGGTCGAGGATTAATTGTTCAAGTATCAAAACAGACTGGTAAATCAATTCCTTGGACTGAAGAAACAAAGTCGCATTTTTTAAAATAA
- a CDS encoding succinate dehydrogenase cytochrome b558 subunit → MAGNREFMNRKLHSLLGVIPVGIFLVQHLVVNHFATRGATAFNQASHFMENLPFRYFLEIFIIFIPLLYHAIYGLYIAFQARNNVSHYGFFRNWMFMLQRVTGVVTLIFVVWHVYETRFQAALGAEVNYNMMADILSSPFMLWFYIIGVVSTTFHFANGLWSFAVSWGITVTPRSQVISTYVTVGIFIALTYVGIRAILAFISPELANL, encoded by the coding sequence ATGGCTGGTAATCGAGAGTTTATGAACCGAAAGCTACACTCGCTATTAGGAGTAATTCCTGTAGGTATCTTTTTGGTGCAGCACTTAGTTGTAAACCATTTTGCAACTAGAGGAGCAACGGCGTTTAATCAAGCGTCACACTTCATGGAAAATCTACCATTTCGTTATTTTCTAGAAATTTTTATTATTTTTATTCCGCTTTTATATCATGCAATTTATGGATTATATATTGCATTCCAAGCGCGAAATAATGTTAGTCATTACGGTTTTTTCCGTAACTGGATGTTTATGTTACAACGTGTAACAGGGGTTGTTACGTTAATTTTCGTTGTATGGCATGTATATGAAACTCGTTTTCAAGCGGCACTTGGAGCTGAAGTCAATTACAATATGATGGCTGATATTCTAAGCAGTCCATTTATGCTATGGTTTTATATTATCGGTGTTGTTTCAACAACGTTCCACTTTGCAAATGGATTATGGTCTTTTGCTGTTTCTTGGGGCATTACAGTAACACCGCGCTCACAAGTAATCTCAACATATGTAACGGTTGGTATTTTTATCGCATTAACATATGTAGGTATTCGTGCAATTCTAGCATTTATTAGTCCAGAACTAGCAAATTTATAA